In Artemia franciscana chromosome 4, ASM3288406v1, whole genome shotgun sequence, a single window of DNA contains:
- the LOC136025644 gene encoding uncharacterized protein LOC136025644 produces METYKPSAFMRVLSVLNEQDSPVMTIRCNGGYVEAKKIHLAAISEVFKKMLDSKELGKETNLIEADDVDYYTMKTVMDYYKEGNVSNYEALNRDKFSYIIEKYKFIGIKEEIAENVLDKYFEKQDIGILEPIFFTYTGYNQKAKAIQELAFLIINGKEGPDFVGDFSIPDFYELSRLCCQVLNGWDISRFKGFLDRLFKWQNRDSENRSIPGLEIAGMIDINGFSCSDVKSVVMRLKLPQKLQGFKKIIEKTCGCGCT; encoded by the coding sequence ATGGAAACGTACAAACCCTCGGCGTTTATGAGAGTTTTGTCCGTTCTGAATGAACAGGACAGCCCGGTAATGACAATTCGGTGCAACGGTGGCTATGTTGAAGCAAAGAAGATCCACTTAGCAGCAATCAGTGAGGTATTCAAGAAAATGCTCGACTCCAAAGAGCTGGGAAAAGAAACAAATCTAATTGAGGCAGATGATGTAGATTATTATACAATGAAAACTGTTATGGATTATTATAAAGAAGGAAATGTTTCCAACTATGAAGCATTAAATAGAGATAAGTTTTCATACATAATTGAGAAATACAAGTTTATTGGCATTAAGGAAGAGATTGCGGAAAATGTGCtggacaaatattttgaaaaacaagatatTGGAATTCTTGAAccgattttttttacttacactGGCTATAATCAAAAAGCCAAAGCTATACAAGAGCTTgcttttttgataataaatggGAAGGAAGGGCCTGACTTTGTTGGTGATTTTAGTATCCCAGATTTCTATGAACTATCCCGATTATGCTGCCAAGTCTTAAATGGATGGGACATATCCAGATTTAAAGGATTTTTGGATAGACTCTTCAAGTGGCAAAACAGAGATTCTGAGAACAGATCAATTCCAGGATTAGAAATAGCTGGAATGATTGATATAAATGGATTTTCATGCAGTGATGTGAAATCTGTGGTAATGAGATTGAAACTTCCTCAAAAATTACAAGGATTCAAAAAGATTATAGAAAAAACTTGCGGTTGTGGATGCACTTAA